CGACAAGATCGCCTGGCAATCGTAAACGCGAGTCACCAGTGTAGAATCCGCCTTTTCTTTGGTGGTGATTTCCATAAAGCCGTCATGGACCATGTACGTAAGATTCCATTCATGCAGGATTAAGTCCAAAGCGGTTTTTAGCTGGATGTCCTGAACCCTTAGAGTGATTTGCAGCGTACTCTGGTCTAGGCCCGCACCTTTTAAAGCCCCTGTGTCGAAAATAATCTGAACATGATGTTGGTCGGCGAGAAACTCCATCGCGTCAGACAGTGGTGTACCCTGAAATTCGATGGTGGTAATATCGTTGAGCGCGGCTTGCATTTCTGCGTCACTGGCCACAGCTTTCGCAGCTTTGGCGGGCTTATCGACATTTTTTTGAGCCGCGCTCACCTTGGGCGAGTCGCTTGCCAGCATCTTTGAATGATCCGCTTCAAATGGATTGGGGTCGGCCGCGGCGCGGTCGATCATTTTGGGGGCGTGATTGTCGGGCCAAAGGGCCAGGGCCACTAATACTGCGGCGGCTAAACCGATGACGGAGGCGAGTGTGCAGCGCATGATAAGTCTCCTGTTCCGGGTTTGAGAGATGGTGCTAAAACGGGCCGCCAGACCGGCGGCGTCGCCGAATTCTTCCAGAGCCAATTGCACGGCCTGAGTGTGTGAAAAGCCACGATTGATAAGTTCGGCCAGGCGCGATTCGAAATGATCGCGCAGCTCCTCGCCAATGGCCTGGCGCTGCGCGGAACTGAGCCGCAACAACCGGCCGATGAGCGTCAGGTAGTTTTCGAATTCGCGGTCGGACATAAGGAAGCAGTTAGCAATTAGCA
The Pirellulales bacterium genome window above contains:
- a CDS encoding permease prefix domain 1-containing protein; translated protein: MSDREFENYLTLIGRLLRLSSAQRQAIGEELRDHFESRLAELINRGFSHTQAVQLALEEFGDAAGLAARFSTISQTRNRRLIMRCTLASVIGLAAAVLVALALWPDNHAPKMIDRAAADPNPFEADHSKMLASDSPKVSAAQKNVDKPAKAAKAVASDAEMQAALNDITTIEFQGTPLSDAMEFLADQHHVQIIFDTGALKGAGLDQSTLQITLRVQDIQLKTALDLILHEWNLTYMVHDGFMEITTKEKADSTLVTRVYDCQAILSAPDPVMSNFVLHAEKRASGETSGATKADTGMEAKTDAKAAGQGNKSPTPAVANSPADELINVMTTTVAPSSWDGQGGPGSILYYKGLLIICQTYDVHEQVATLLDQISSKIARSAPTSSAPLAPALPGANTAGGTHYNGAMPTTFRGTKATRILNMRSV